In Akkermansia muciniphila ATCC BAA-835, the genomic stretch GGTGGCCTCCAACCGTTCATTCAATTTGGCGAGCGCAGCATTCAGCTTGCGGCCGATGGTGATGTAATGGGCGTTTTCCGGGGCCTGTTCCCGGACCATTTTGATCAGGTTGGCGTTCAGCCCGCCGCAAAGGCCGCGATCCGTATTCACCAGCAGCACCAGATCCGCGCCGCCGTGGGTTTGCATCAGAGGGCTGTTGCTGGTGTCAATTTCATCCTGGAGATGGTAGAGCACTTCCGCCAGGGCGCGGATATAGGGGCGTCCCTTGACGGCCTGGTCCTGAGCGCGGCGCATTTTGGCGGAAGCCACCATCTGCATCGCCCTGGTGATCTGGGACGTGTTTTTGACGGACTTGATCCGGCGTCTGATGTCTCTCAGATTGCCCATGTGTCAGTACTCCCGTAATCGTTAGTTCCAGCTGAGCTTGAAGGATTCGATAGCGGCTTTAAGCCCTGCGTCTATTTCCGGCGTCAGGTCTTTTTTCTTCAGAATGCTTTCCAGCAGATCCGGATGCTGATCCTGCATCACCGCTTCCCACGCATTCTGGCATTCCTTGATCCTGTCCACCGGAACGTCGTCAAAGTACCCTTTTTGCATGGCATACAAGTCAGCGGCCTCCAGACCCAGGGATTTGGGCTCATACTGGTTCTGCTTAAAGAGCTCCACGATGCGCTGGCCGCGGGCCAGCTTGGCCTTCGTGCTGGGGTCCAGATCAGACCCGAACTGGGCGAACGCCTGCAATTCCGTAAATTGGGCCAGATCCAGCTTAATGGAGCCGGCCAGCTTCTTGATAATTTTCGTCTGGGCGGAGGAACCCACACGGGAGACGGAAATACCCACGTTGATGGCTGGGCGCACCCCCTGGTAAAACAGGTCCGTTTCCAGGAATATCTGGCCGTCCGTGATGGAAATGACGTTCGTGGGAATGTAGGCGGAAACGTCGCCTGCCTGCGTTTCAATAATGGGAAGAGCCGTCAGGGAACCGCCGCCGTGTTCCTTGTTGATGCGCGCGGCGCGTTCCAGCAGGCGGCTGTGCAGGTAGAATACGTCCCCCGGGTACGCCTCGCGGCCGGAGGGGCGGCGCAGAATCAGGGAAATCTGGCGGTAGGCCACGGCATGCTTGGAAAGGTCGTCATAAACGATAAGGGCGTCTTCCCCCTTGTCCATAAAGTATTCCCCCATCGCACAGCCGGCGTAGGGCGCCAGGTACAGCATGGCGGCAGGATCGGAGGCGGAAGCCGCCACGACGATGGAATATTTCATGGCTCCCGTTTCCTCCAGTTTCGCCACCAGGCGGCTGATGTTGGCGCGCTTCTGGCCGATAGCCACGTAAATATTGTAGAGAGGCTGGTGATCAGGAAGCTTGCCTTCCTCCGCCAGACGGTTCTGTTCCGCCTGGGCAATCATGGTATCCATGGCAATGGCGGTCTTCCCGGTGGCACGGTCCCCGATGATGAGTTCGCGCTGGCCGCGGCCAATGGGAATCATGGCGTCAATGGGAAGGATGCCGGTCTGGACGGGCACGGAAACGGATTGGCGGGAGATGATGCCGGAGGCGATTTTTTCCACCGGGTAATACGCTTCCGCCTCAATCGGCCCTTTGCCGTCAATAGGTTCTCCCAGCGTGTTCACCACCCGGCCCAGCAGGGAGCGGCCCACGGGCACGGAAAGAAGGCGTCCGGAACACTTGACCAGATCCCCTTCCTTCAACTTGGAATCATCCCCCAGAATCACGGCGCCAACCTCATGTTCTTCTAGGTTCATCGCCAGCCCCATCACCCCGCCGGGGAACTCTATCATTTCATTGAGCATGACGCCGCTCAGCCCTTCGATCTTGGCGACGCCGTCCCCCACGGAACGAATGACGCCCACGTTTTCCTGACTGACGGAAGCCGTGGCTTTTTTTATTTCTGCTTCGAGTTCTTGAAGTATGTTGCTCATGGGAAAAATTCGTTGGTTAATTGGAAAGGGTGCGGGCCATCGCAGCCAGACGGTCGATTCTGGAACGCACGGAACCGTCCTTCACGTCGTCCCCTACCTGGATGCGGACACCCGCCAGCAGAGACGGTTCCACCTCCCAGCGGTAGTAGAGGACGCCGCCATATCTGGCCTCCAGTTTGGCCTGAATCAGGGAACGCTCCTCTTCCGTGAGGGGCACGGCGCTTTGAATAGTGGCTGTACGGCTTTTCACCGCATATCCCACCATGCCGGAAAAAGCCTTCAGCAGAGCGGCATAATTGCGGGGCTTGCGTTCCGCAATTTTCCGGGCGATCAGACGCACGCGGTCCTCCGCCACGGCATTCCCGTCCATACAGAGCCGGAACAGCCTGCGGGCGGCATTTTGCGTGTCCTTTCCGATCTTCATAAATATTTCAGGAATCTAGGCTGTCGATCGCTTCCCGGTTGATTCTCCGCTGGTCTTCTTCCGTCAGCATTTTTCCGGTAACCTGGGCCGCCGCCAGGGCCACCAGCTGGCCAAATTGTTCTTTTAACGCTTCACGCTCTTTCTGCTGTTCCAGTTCCGCAAGCTGGCGGGCCTTTTTTATGATTTCCTCAGCCTTCCGGGAGGCTTCCGCTTCCTGTTCTTCCAACAGGCGGGCGGCGGCAGCCTTGGCGGCGTCTATTTTCTCCTGTCCCTTTTCCCCTGCTTCCACCAGCATTTCATGCGTCTGTTCCTTTACGGAAGCCAGCTGCCGCTCACTTTCCTCACGCATTTCCTCTCCTTCTTCAATACGCTGGCGCCTTTTTTCCAGAACATTCTGGATGGGTTTGAACGCCAGATAACGCAGGATCACCACCATCAGAATGAAAGCGATCAGGTTGGCAACAAAAGGTTCCCAACTCGTTACCCCAAAGGGAGCAAAAGGATTCCAGGCTTGGTCAGCTATGAGATTCAGCATAAGATGAGCGGTTTGAACATGCCGGAAATTTTCCGAAACCGGCAGGGAACGGGCGCACCGCCCCGGAGCGGAGAAGCTCCCTCCGGGGGCGAAACTTCCGTTTTATTTCACAAAGATGGAGATCAGGGCCACGCCTTCAATCAGGGCCGCCAGCGTGATGGCAATCACCATAATGGGGGAGGAAGCTCCGGGGTTGCGTCCGGTGGCTTCCGCGGCTTTCGCGCCAATGAGGCCAATGCCGAGGCCGGCGCCGATGGTGACGAGGCCGAAACCTACGTTGCCGGACAGTTCGGCCAGGGAGGTCATTGCGATAGGATCAATCATGTTATTGGTATGGTTTATGTTTTTTGTTGAACGTTCCCCCACAGGTTGCCCATGGTCCGGAACGGAAAGCTGGCGGTACGGTTTATGAGGTTTTTCCAGGCGGCAGGCGGTCCGGCACGGGAAGTTCCTTCTCCTCATTTTTGGAAGCATGGCCGTGGGCGTTATCGTCCCCCACCTGAAGTTTCAGGAAAATCGCCGTCAGAAGCAGGAAAACCAGGGCCTGGATGAACCCCACCAGCAGTTCGATCGCCAGAAACGGCAGTACGCACAGGGAGCTGAGTACGGGCCCGAACATATGGGCCATGGTGTCAATAATCGTTTCCCCGGCGTAAATATTGCCGTAAAGACGAGCGGCCAGCGCAATGGGGCGAATCGTGATGCTCAGGACATCCACCAGTCCCACAAAAATGAAGATGAACACCAGCACGAATCCCATGAACCCCGGCAGTCTCCCCTTGGGGCCGAACAGGTGAATAAAGAAGCCTTTCAGCCCCTGCTCCCGGATAGACCAGTAAAGCCACATCAGCGCATAAAAAATACCCAGGAACATCGTCACGTTCATGTCCGCATTCGCGCCGCGGAACAGCGGCACCCCATGATAGGTGATGGTTCCCACCCCGGGAAGAAGCCCCATGTAATTGCTGACCAGAATAATGGTGAAAATAGTTCCGAAGTACCAGAAGTACTTGCGCGTCAGGCGCGGACCCAGAAGGGACTGGACAAAGTTGTACAGAGTTTCAAAAAAGTATTCCACCGCATTCTGTAAACGGGAAGGCAGGATGCGCATGGAGCGGGTGGCGGACCATACGACCACCCCTATCAAAAGAACCGCCAGAAAAAGCATCAGCATCGAGTTGGACACCGGGAGCTCAATGCCTCCGGGCAGAGGTATGGAAAACAAATGGGGAGCGGCCTGTTCCAATCCGTGCTCCGCTCCTTCCTCCGCCGCACAGGCGCTGCCGCCCATAACGCCGGACACGGTCAATGCCGCCAACCACAGGAACTGGAAAAATCTGCTCATTGTCTGTCTTTTACCATTACTCGTGCCAACTCCTGTAAATACTGGAAAAAGGAATCCATTCCCTTTATTTGACGGTTTTGATTGTGGACTCTCCTCTTTATTTTGGCAAGCCCAAAACTCGGCACGCACACAAATTATATACATTTGTACATAATCTTGAAAGAAACCTGGATGCCCGTTACAACATCAACAAAATCTTTTCTCCATCAACAAAAAAGCTTCCGGGAATCCATCCCGGAAGCCTGCAGGCAGAACTGAAGGGCCGTTACTTGGCGGCGGAAATAATATGGATGTGGTACACGTCTCTGCCGTCCGCGGCCTTGCGCCCCGTGGCATGAATTCCCGTAACATCGGAAGTGATTACATCGAGGGTTTCCACAGCATTCCGAAGCTCCCTGCTGCTTTCCGCCGCGCTCTTCAGGGCGTCACGGACCGGAACCAGGTTAAGCTGAAATTCGAGAGGGGCTCCCTGTACCGGAGATTTCACGGATTCCCTGAGGACTTCCATACCGAAGGCCTTCGGCATACTGACCGCCCAGCGGGTATCGGAAATGCTTACCACCGGGTTCAGATCGGCGCCCAAAGGACACTGGTAATCGTAGGTAGTGATATCCCCGTCCACAGAAGACTGGGGAGCGGGCAACTCCGCCATTTTACCCTGGCTGGCCAGAGTGACGACGGTTTTGGCGGCATTAGCCACTTTCTGCCAGGCTTCTCCCAGGGCGGCGCGGTTTTTCACTTCATATGCAGCGGAGAAACGCGGCGCCGGCACATTCTTGAGCATGGGACTGGGAGCGCCCTGCATGTCCATAATGAACACGCCTGAACCCGTAAGGCCGGAAAGAGCAGTTTTATAAGCCTTCCAGAGCTCCTCAATGGTAGGCCTGGCCATCTGGATCATAGGGGCGGCCATGCGCACCTGATCGCTCACATCATGCTTCGGATTGGAAATATAGGCATTGCCGTAGTCCCATACAATCTGGGCAATATTACCGCACAGGGAACAACCCATATCCATCATCTGCGGATTGACCGTGCAGGAGGAATACAGCACCGTGGACGCGCCAGGACGCACGGCACTCATGGCGGAAGGAGCGTCCAACTTGTAGAATTCCAGCGGATATGTGCATGCTTCCACATGCACCCCCTGATCCTGCCACGAGAAGTAGGAAACGGCCGTAGCATTCCGGGCCAGCTTTTCATACATGCCAAGCATGCTGGCCTTGATGGAATCCAGCGCCGTCATGGAAGGAGCCAGATCGGCAATTTTCCAATCGGCGCCTATCGTCTGCATCACATCCTTCAACCCGGTGAGCATGCCCTTGTAATAGGCCAAATCCATGTTAATAACCCCTTTGACGGAAGCTTTGTCTGCGAACAGCAGCCCATAAGCCGGATACTGGAACCGTGCATCCGCCATGGAGAAATCAGGACGGGACAGCATGGATTCCTGGGGTGAAGAGGCGATACGGACCTGTTTTTCAGGATTGGTGGTTATAAAGCCTACCAGGGTATCATCCACAAAAGAGACGGCCACATACAGCCTGGATTCATCCAGACGAACGAGCGCCGCCTTAAGACGGTCCATATTTTCCCGGGAAATCTCCATCCGGTCTTTCGCCTCATCCAGCATTTCTTCCAGCTTCGCACGCACTTTTTTGCAGTCCACTTCCGCTACCTTGCAGGCCAGGCCATTGTAGGTCTTTTCATACAGGGAAACCATTCCATGCAGCTCCATATCCTCCTGGAGATTGGCGTCCTTCAGGAAAGCTTTGGCCTGGGCCTGGGCTTCCGGCGTCAGTTTGGCGGCAATCATCACAGGCGCCGTCGCAGCCTGGGAAGGGCGTAAATCCATCAGCTCAGCCCACTGCACAATCATCTCGGCCCCCTGGCCGCCCATGACCTCCGCCCCCGCACCATCGGCATCCTCATTTCCATCCTTTACCCCCTGGAAAAGCTTGTAAACGGACAAAATTTCCTTCATCTGGTTCAGGCCCATCTTGGTAAAAGAGGACTGCGCGCTATCCAGCCACGGAGCCCATTCGGGACCCAAGCCGA encodes the following:
- a CDS encoding F0F1 ATP synthase subunit A, with protein sequence MSRFFQFLWLAALTVSGVMGGSACAAEEGAEHGLEQAAPHLFSIPLPGGIELPVSNSMLMLFLAVLLIGVVVWSATRSMRILPSRLQNAVEYFFETLYNFVQSLLGPRLTRKYFWYFGTIFTIILVSNYMGLLPGVGTITYHGVPLFRGANADMNVTMFLGIFYALMWLYWSIREQGLKGFFIHLFGPKGRLPGFMGFVLVFIFIFVGLVDVLSITIRPIALAARLYGNIYAGETIIDTMAHMFGPVLSSLCVLPFLAIELLVGFIQALVFLLLTAIFLKLQVGDDNAHGHASKNEEKELPVPDRLPPGKTS
- a CDS encoding ATP synthase F0 subunit B, producing MLNLIADQAWNPFAPFGVTSWEPFVANLIAFILMVVILRYLAFKPIQNVLEKRRQRIEEGEEMREESERQLASVKEQTHEMLVEAGEKGQEKIDAAKAAAARLLEEQEAEASRKAEEIIKKARQLAELEQQKEREALKEQFGQLVALAAAQVTGKMLTEEDQRRINREAIDSLDS
- a CDS encoding F0F1 ATP synthase subunit delta, which translates into the protein MKIGKDTQNAARRLFRLCMDGNAVAEDRVRLIARKIAERKPRNYAALLKAFSGMVGYAVKSRTATIQSAVPLTEEERSLIQAKLEARYGGVLYYRWEVEPSLLAGVRIQVGDDVKDGSVRSRIDRLAAMARTLSN
- a CDS encoding ATPase, with the translated sequence MIDPIAMTSLAELSGNVGFGLVTIGAGLGIGLIGAKAAEATGRNPGASSPIMVIAITLAALIEGVALISIFVK
- the atpA gene encoding F0F1 ATP synthase subunit alpha, yielding MSNILQELEAEIKKATASVSQENVGVIRSVGDGVAKIEGLSGVMLNEMIEFPGGVMGLAMNLEEHEVGAVILGDDSKLKEGDLVKCSGRLLSVPVGRSLLGRVVNTLGEPIDGKGPIEAEAYYPVEKIASGIISRQSVSVPVQTGILPIDAMIPIGRGQRELIIGDRATGKTAIAMDTMIAQAEQNRLAEEGKLPDHQPLYNIYVAIGQKRANISRLVAKLEETGAMKYSIVVAASASDPAAMLYLAPYAGCAMGEYFMDKGEDALIVYDDLSKHAVAYRQISLILRRPSGREAYPGDVFYLHSRLLERAARINKEHGGGSLTALPIIETQAGDVSAYIPTNVISITDGQIFLETDLFYQGVRPAINVGISVSRVGSSAQTKIIKKLAGSIKLDLAQFTELQAFAQFGSDLDPSTKAKLARGQRIVELFKQNQYEPKSLGLEAADLYAMQKGYFDDVPVDRIKECQNAWEAVMQDQHPDLLESILKKKDLTPEIDAGLKAAIESFKLSWN